Part of the Candidatus Poribacteria bacterium genome is shown below.
GATCGAAATCTATAAGGACGATTGGGACAAACAGTCGGGAACCTTGAGCCGTGCAGCTGGCTCGGCAGTGCGTGGGAGAAGTCGATGGAGAAGAAACCGCGCCGAAGACCTGGAAACCGAAGATGCATTTGCGATTCTTGAGAGAGCCAGAGGGATCGTCAGTGTCGTTGCTGAAGACGATATGGGCGGCTGGAGCGTGAGCCACAAGGGTAGAACTAAAGAGTCACGCATCGTGGCTTCAACGGCTGGATACGACCGATCGCACAACTGGTACCCCTCAGAAGGCAGGTTTTTCACAGCGGAAGAAGTGGAAGCTGCCAGTAGTGTCGCTGTTATCGGTTCTAAAATTAAGGAAGAAGTTTTCCTCAACGAAGATCCTGTCGGAAAAGAGATTACGGCATCGCGTCCCTCTTATTGGCGCGGAAGAGGTGGACTTTATGAAGTTCGCCTAAAAGTCATTGGCGTTATGGAAGAAAAAGGCGATGCAATGGACACTTCCGGTTGGGATGACCGATTCATTATCCCGATAACAACGCTACAACAACGTTTTAAAGGTCGGAACGATGTTGAACGCATCCGCGTAGAAGCCGTTGACGTGGATACGATTCCGTTGGCTATAGCGGATACCAAACAGATCTTGGGAAGACAACACAACAACACTGGAGAAGAATATAACTATTGGACTGCTACAGAGGAATTGGCAACCGCCAATAAGGTTGGTTTAGTCATGAAGGCACTGATGGGAGGCATCGCCGGTATCGCACTCATGGTCGCTGGTATCGGTGTGATGAACATCATGCTCGTCTCCGTAACTGACCGGACAAAGGAAATCGGGCTTCGCAAAGCACTCGGTGCAACCCGCAACGACATTTTAGCCCAATTCTTGATTGAGGCATCGGTACTGACCCTTTCTGGTGGAATTATCGGAGCAATTGCGGGTGTGTTCATAGGGAAAGGAACAGCCGCCCTCATTTCCAAGTTTGTCTGGGAAGGAAGCAACTGGCCCTCGGTGATTTCATTCGGAACAATGGTTATTGCCTTACTCGTTTCTGTAGCTATCGGTGTTTTCTTCGGGCTTTATCCTGCCAACAAGGCAGCGAAGCTCACACCCGTTGAAGCACTGCGTACAGATTAGTCTATTTTATTAGTTATCAGTTAGCAGTCGTCAGTTAGCAGAGAAGAGCGTTTTGTTAAACGAAAACCTCTTAACTGACAACCGACAACTGACCACTGATAACTCCTATTCTATAGGAGGGATTACCCTTGAAGAAAGTAATTATTGCTGCCGCCGTTGTTTTAGTACTCGTCGTTGCAATCGGTTGGGCCTTCCTGGGTCGTGGCGGAAACGGTCAAGATCCAACGCAAGAGCAAAAAATTGAGGTCGTTGAACGCGGCGATTTCCAAATGCGTATCAGTGCAACTGGTAACTTGGAACCTCTCATCGACGTAGAGATAAAATCCAACGTGGAAGGTGAAATTATTAAACTCCATGTTAAAAACGGTCAGACGGTAGAGAAAGACCAAGTGCTGCTCGAACTCGACCCGGAACTCTACCAAGAAGAGAAAAAACAGGCAGAAGCCGATGTCGCAGCTGCTGAAGCACAAGTTACGCAAGCACAACTCAATATTAAACTTAAAGATGAGCGGCTTGACAGCCAACTCACGCAGGCTGACGCAGATTTGAAAATCGCTGAGGCAAATTTTGAGACCACCAAAGCCTCAACCATAACACAAGTTAGCCAAGCAGAAGCAAATATTCAGACAACCAAGAACTCGCTTGAACAGGATAAAATTGCCCTGGCGCAAGCCAAGATCGCCCTTGCACAGGCAAAAATTACGTTATCTGAAAACGAAGCATCACTCAGATCCGCAAAGGTTTCCTTGGATAACGCGAAATCAGAACTTGACCGGAACACGGAGCTCTATGACAAGAAACTGATTTCCAAAAAGGCATTGGAAGACTCACAAGCACAGCACGCCAATGCGGAAGTCCAACATGAAAATGCCAGTACACGGGTGGACTCACAGAAAGAATCGATCACTTCACAAGAGAAAACAGTAGAAATACGTGAGAGTGCCATTAATTCACGTGAGACA
Proteins encoded:
- a CDS encoding ABC transporter permease, whose amino-acid sequence is MNLIECIILGISSLRRNPLRSALTILGIIVGVGSVVSMVSVGDGSSAMVLREIERTGGTKMIEIYKDDWDKQSGTLSRAAGSAVRGRSRWRRNRAEDLETEDAFAILERARGIVSVVAEDDMGGWSVSHKGRTKESRIVASTAGYDRSHNWYPSEGRFFTAEEVEAASSVAVIGSKIKEEVFLNEDPVGKEITASRPSYWRGRGGLYEVRLKVIGVMEEKGDAMDTSGWDDRFIIPITTLQQRFKGRNDVERIRVEAVDVDTIPLAIADTKQILGRQHNNTGEEYNYWTATEELATANKVGLVMKALMGGIAGIALMVAGIGVMNIMLVSVTDRTKEIGLRKALGATRNDILAQFLIEASVLTLSGGIIGAIAGVFIGKGTAALISKFVWEGSNWPSVISFGTMVIALLVSVAIGVFFGLYPANKAAKLTPVEALRTD